In Geobacter anodireducens, a genomic segment contains:
- a CDS encoding phosphate ABC transporter permease subunit PstC, translating to MDNKHMNTSSPDTTLSLTECVSSAEASRRLAHKRSRHLKERLVEFILFLAAFSSVATTFAIVAILVYESIPLFKHVSLVEFLTDPQWTPLFDDAHFGIMPLVSGTLVTTGVALSVCIPMGTIIAIYLSEFAPHKVRETVKPFLELLGAVPTVVFGYFALIVVTPLLQKVMPDLPGFNMLSAGLVMGIMIIPYVSSVSEDAMRAVPMHLREGSYAMGATRFQTAVRVVVPSAFSGIAAAYILGISRAVGETMIVAIAAGMQPTLTWKPTESASTISSYIVQVALGDLPHGSIGYQSIFAAGLTLMVMTLVFNIIGYWLKKRFREVY from the coding sequence ATGGATAACAAACACATGAACACTTCATCTCCCGACACGACCCTCAGCCTGACGGAGTGCGTCTCCTCCGCCGAGGCATCCAGACGACTCGCCCACAAGCGGAGCCGTCACCTGAAGGAGCGGCTGGTAGAGTTCATCCTCTTCCTGGCGGCCTTTTCCTCGGTGGCGACCACCTTCGCCATCGTGGCGATCCTGGTCTACGAGTCGATCCCGCTCTTCAAGCATGTCTCACTGGTGGAGTTTCTCACCGATCCCCAATGGACGCCGCTGTTCGACGATGCCCACTTCGGCATCATGCCGCTGGTTTCGGGCACCCTGGTGACGACCGGCGTGGCCCTGTCGGTCTGTATCCCCATGGGGACCATCATCGCCATCTACCTGAGCGAGTTCGCGCCCCACAAGGTCCGCGAGACGGTAAAGCCCTTTCTGGAACTCCTGGGAGCGGTACCGACGGTGGTCTTCGGTTACTTCGCCCTGATCGTGGTGACCCCCCTGCTCCAGAAGGTGATGCCCGACCTGCCCGGCTTCAACATGCTCTCGGCTGGCCTCGTCATGGGGATCATGATCATCCCCTACGTGAGCTCCGTGAGCGAGGATGCCATGCGGGCGGTGCCGATGCACCTGCGGGAAGGTTCCTACGCCATGGGGGCCACCCGGTTCCAGACCGCGGTGAGGGTGGTGGTGCCGAGCGCCTTCTCCGGCATAGCCGCGGCCTATATCCTGGGTATCTCCCGGGCCGTGGGCGAGACCATGATCGTGGCCATTGCCGCGGGCATGCAGCCGACCCTCACCTGGAAACCGACCGAGTCCGCCTCCACCATCAGCTCCTATATCGTGCAGGTGGCCCTGGGCGATCTTCCCCACGGCAGCATCGGCTACCAGTCGATCTTCGCCGCCGGACTCACCCTGATGGTGATGACCCTGGTCTTCAACATCATTGGCTACTGGCTCAAGAAGCGGTTCCGGGAGGTCTACTGA
- a CDS encoding phosphate ABC transporter, permease protein PstA, with product MQQSVTEIRRLIARHKFWDYVFAIVGLICLLVGILTLMGLFAQLVADGAPRLKPHFFTSFPSRFPEEAGILSAWVGTILVMLVTAFVAVPLGVAAGVYLEEYAPKNWLTAIIEINVTNLAGVPSIVFGLLALGLFVYQLNFGQSILSAGLTLALLILPIVIVATRESLRAVPGSIREAAYALGATRWQMVSNHVLPYSSSGILTGVIIGLSRAIGETAPVITIGALTFIAFLPHSPVSGQFPFISFEWLKDPFTVMPIQMFNWTSRPEEEFQLNAAAAGVVLLAMTLAMNAVAIFLRYHIRKKVKW from the coding sequence ATGCAGCAGTCCGTTACGGAAATAAGGCGGCTCATCGCCCGCCACAAGTTCTGGGATTACGTGTTCGCCATCGTGGGCCTCATCTGCCTGCTGGTGGGGATTCTCACCCTCATGGGGCTGTTCGCCCAACTGGTGGCGGACGGCGCGCCGCGGCTGAAGCCCCACTTCTTCACCTCCTTTCCCTCGCGCTTTCCCGAAGAGGCGGGGATCCTCTCGGCCTGGGTCGGCACTATCCTGGTCATGCTGGTGACCGCCTTCGTGGCGGTGCCGCTGGGAGTCGCCGCCGGCGTCTACCTGGAAGAGTACGCTCCCAAGAACTGGCTCACGGCCATCATCGAGATCAACGTGACGAACCTGGCCGGGGTCCCCTCCATCGTCTTCGGCCTGCTGGCCCTCGGCCTCTTCGTCTATCAGTTGAACTTCGGCCAGAGCATCCTGTCCGCCGGACTCACCCTGGCGCTGCTGATCCTGCCGATCGTGATCGTGGCCACCCGGGAATCGCTGCGCGCCGTGCCCGGCAGCATCCGCGAGGCGGCCTACGCCCTGGGCGCAACCCGCTGGCAGATGGTTTCCAACCATGTGCTCCCCTACTCATCCTCCGGCATCCTCACCGGCGTGATCATCGGCCTGTCGCGGGCCATCGGCGAGACGGCGCCGGTCATCACCATCGGGGCGCTGACCTTCATCGCGTTCCTGCCCCATTCACCGGTTTCCGGCCAGTTTCCCTTCATCAGCTTCGAATGGCTCAAGGACCCGTTCACGGTCATGCCGATCCAGATGTTCAACTGGACCTCCCGACCGGAGGAGGAGTTCCAGCTCAACGCGGCGGCAGCCGGCGTGGTGCTCCTGGCCATGACCCTGGCCATGAACGCGGTGGCGATCTTTCTCCGCTACCATATCCGCAAGAAGGTCAAGTGGTGA
- a CDS encoding phosphate ABC transporter ATP-binding protein, whose translation MSASVQPVLKAESKNLNFYYGDFKALTGISLPVHDKKITALIGPSGCGKSTFLRCFNRMHDLYPGNRYDGEITLNPDGVNILSPKVDPIEVRMRISMVFQKPNPFPKSIFENVAYGLRVRGISKRSVLEEKVEEALTNAAIWNEVKDRLNDLAFNLSGGQQQRLCIARALAIDPEIMLFDEPTSALDPIATANIEELMAELKKRFTILIVTHNMQQAARVSDYTAFLYLGEVVEFNDTKKIFTTPDNPRTEDYITGRFG comes from the coding sequence ATGTCAGCATCTGTACAGCCTGTGCTCAAGGCCGAATCGAAAAATCTGAACTTCTACTACGGCGACTTCAAGGCCCTGACGGGAATCTCCCTTCCGGTCCACGACAAGAAAATCACTGCCCTGATCGGTCCGTCCGGGTGCGGCAAGTCGACGTTTCTGCGGTGCTTCAACCGGATGCACGATCTCTACCCCGGCAACCGCTACGACGGTGAAATCACCCTCAACCCCGACGGGGTGAACATCCTCTCCCCCAAGGTGGACCCCATCGAGGTCAGGATGCGGATCAGCATGGTGTTCCAGAAGCCGAACCCGTTCCCCAAGTCGATCTTCGAGAACGTGGCCTACGGCCTGCGGGTGCGCGGCATCTCCAAGCGGAGCGTGCTGGAGGAGAAGGTGGAGGAGGCCCTCACCAACGCCGCCATCTGGAACGAGGTGAAGGACCGGCTGAACGACCTGGCCTTCAACCTTTCGGGGGGCCAGCAGCAGCGGCTCTGCATCGCCCGGGCACTGGCCATCGACCCGGAGATCATGCTGTTCGACGAGCCCACCTCGGCGCTGGACCCCATTGCCACGGCAAATATCGAAGAATTGATGGCCGAGCTCAAGAAGCGGTTCACGATCCTCATCGTGACCCACAACATGCAGCAGGCCGCCCGGGTATCCGATTACACCGCATTTCTGTACCTGGGAGAAGTCGTGGAATTCAACGACACGAAGAAGATCTTCACCACCCCCGACAATCCCCGCACCGAGGATTACATTACCGGACGGTTCGGATAG